AACCTCGGCAGCATAGGCGGCCGCGATGTGGCTCTCCATGTCGACGGCGAAGGCGCCGGTCTCCGAATGCAGCGCCGCCTTGCAAGACGAGCCCGTGACCACTTCCTCGGCGCCGGCCAGGGAGCCGCGCACGACGCGGCGGCGGCCGGAGGTCAGCTTGTCGATCAGGTCGTCGCTAAGCGACAGGCCGGCGCCCCAGCGGGCATCGCCCGAGAGCACCTCGGTTGCCACCACGACGTCGCCGGAGCGCAAGCTCGGGTCGAGCCCGCCGGCCACGCCGAACGAGATCACGCCGCGAATCGTCTGGGGATCCACCACCGTCAGAAGCGCCCGCAATTGGGTCGGGCTGCTGGACGAGCAGATCACGGCCATGCCAGGGCCGGCCGCAATTCGGGCTTCCTGCACCAGTCCAGTCACGATCAGGATCGGCCGC
The genomic region above belongs to Bradyrhizobium sp. CCBAU 53338 and contains:
- a CDS encoding phosphorylase — translated: MTLGTGDYITAGNAIDPRPILIVTGLVQEARIAAGPGMAVICSSSSPTQLRALLTVVDPQTIRGVISFGVAGGLDPSLRSGDVVVATEVLSGDARWGAGLSLSDDLIDKLTSGRRRVVRGSLAGAEEVVTGSSCKAALHSETGAFAVDMESHIAAAYAAEVGLPFAAVRVISDPAHRALPAIARAAIKPNGQIDLAAVLRGIVRNPATLHALVSTGIDFNRALRSLRGCRDFLIGTELVDSEALVAETI